Proteins from a single region of Streptomyces sp. HUAS 15-9:
- the glgA gene encoding glycogen synthase: MRVGLLSREYPPDVYGGAGVHVEFLARELRPLVDLEVHCWGEGRAVGVVRHRPWSALDTANDALRTFSVDLSIAAALEGRELVHSHTWYANLAGHVAKLMYGVPHVLTAHSLEPLRPWKAEQLGGGYALSGWAERTAIEAADAVIAVSAAMREDVLGCYPALDPARVHVVHNGIDTTLYRPDHGTDVLTRVGLDPDRPYVLFVGRITRQKGVPHLLRAVRHIDPAAQIVLCAGAPDTPEVDREFRDLFQELSRVREGVHWIPQMLPRADVIQLLTHAAVFACPSVYEPLGIVNLEAMACGTPVVASRVGGIPEVVEDGVTGLLVPVHKEGEDAGEFEAGLARALDAVVGDRETARRMGEAGRERAVGEFGWDTVARRTVRLYEEILKQA, translated from the coding sequence GTGCGAGTGGGACTGCTGAGCCGGGAGTACCCCCCGGACGTGTACGGCGGCGCGGGCGTCCATGTCGAGTTCCTGGCCAGGGAGTTGAGGCCACTGGTCGACCTGGAGGTGCACTGCTGGGGCGAGGGCCGCGCAGTGGGCGTCGTACGTCACCGGCCCTGGTCCGCGCTCGACACCGCCAACGACGCGCTGCGCACCTTCTCCGTCGACCTCTCCATCGCCGCGGCCCTCGAAGGCCGCGAACTCGTCCACTCCCACACCTGGTACGCCAATCTCGCCGGCCATGTCGCCAAGCTCATGTACGGCGTCCCGCACGTGCTGACCGCCCACTCGCTGGAGCCGCTGCGTCCCTGGAAGGCCGAGCAACTCGGCGGCGGATACGCCCTGTCCGGCTGGGCCGAGCGCACCGCGATCGAGGCCGCCGACGCCGTGATCGCCGTGTCGGCGGCGATGCGCGAGGACGTCCTCGGCTGCTACCCCGCGCTGGACCCGGCGCGGGTCCACGTCGTGCACAACGGCATCGACACCACCCTCTACCGGCCGGACCACGGCACCGACGTGCTCACTCGCGTCGGCCTGGACCCGGATCGCCCCTATGTGCTGTTCGTCGGCCGGATCACCCGGCAGAAGGGCGTGCCCCATCTGCTGCGCGCGGTGCGGCACATCGACCCGGCGGCACAGATCGTGCTGTGCGCGGGCGCGCCCGACACCCCGGAGGTCGACCGGGAGTTCCGTGACCTGTTCCAGGAGCTGAGCCGGGTCCGCGAGGGCGTGCACTGGATCCCGCAGATGCTGCCGCGCGCGGACGTCATCCAACTCCTCACGCACGCCGCCGTCTTCGCCTGCCCCTCGGTGTACGAACCGCTCGGCATCGTCAACCTGGAGGCGATGGCCTGCGGCACGCCCGTCGTGGCCTCCCGGGTCGGCGGGATTCCCGAGGTCGTCGAGGACGGGGTGACGGGCCTGCTCGTCCCCGTGCACAAGGAGGGCGAGGACGCCGGGGAGTTCGAGGCGGGCCTGGCGCGGGCGCTGGACGCGGTCGTCGGCGACCGTGAGACGGCCCGGCGGATGGGGGAGGCCGGACGGGAGCGCGCGGTGGGCGAGTTCGGCTGGGACACGGTGGCCCGGCGCACGGTCCGGCTGTACGAGGAGATCCTCAAGCAGGCTTAG
- the glgC gene encoding glucose-1-phosphate adenylyltransferase produces the protein MRRGGPSVLGIVLAGGEGKRLMPLTADRAKPAVTFGGTYRLVDFVLSNLVNADILRICVLTQYKSHSLDRHITTTWRMSSLLGNYITPVPAQQRLGPRWYLGSADAILQSLNLVHDEQPDYVAVFGADHVYRMDPRQMLAQHIEGGAGVTVAGIRVPRAESSSFGVITPGSDGQSVERFLEKPADPPGLADDPDRVFASMGNYLFTTKALIEALQRDAEDERSVHDMGGSILPRLTGRGEAQLYDFSDNHVPGETTRDKGYWRDVGTLDAYYDAHMDLIAERPAFNLFNRGWPVYTHSGQLSPARFGAGGMASESIISSGCLIRGQVTRSVLSPGVVVDPGAVVQGSILHDNVHIGRGAVVRGAVLDKNVEVPPGATIGVNPERDTELYTVSKGGVIVLGKGQRVS, from the coding sequence ATGCGTCGTGGAGGACCTTCAGTTCTCGGAATCGTGCTGGCGGGCGGCGAGGGCAAGCGGCTGATGCCCCTGACCGCGGACCGGGCCAAACCCGCGGTCACCTTCGGCGGCACCTACCGTCTCGTCGACTTCGTGCTCTCCAACCTCGTCAACGCCGACATCCTGCGCATCTGTGTGCTGACCCAGTACAAGTCGCACTCGCTGGACCGGCACATCACCACCACCTGGCGGATGTCGAGCCTGCTGGGCAACTACATCACCCCCGTCCCGGCGCAGCAGCGGCTGGGCCCGCGCTGGTACCTGGGCAGCGCGGACGCGATCCTGCAGTCGCTCAACCTCGTCCATGACGAACAGCCCGACTACGTCGCCGTGTTCGGCGCCGACCACGTCTACCGCATGGACCCGCGCCAGATGCTCGCACAGCACATCGAGGGCGGCGCGGGTGTGACGGTCGCGGGCATCCGGGTGCCGCGGGCGGAGTCCTCCTCCTTCGGGGTGATCACCCCCGGCTCGGACGGGCAGAGTGTGGAGCGCTTCCTGGAGAAGCCCGCCGACCCTCCGGGCCTGGCGGACGACCCGGACCGCGTCTTCGCCTCGATGGGCAACTACCTCTTCACCACCAAGGCGCTGATCGAGGCGCTGCAGCGGGACGCCGAGGACGAGCGGTCCGTGCACGACATGGGCGGTTCGATCCTGCCCCGGCTCACCGGCCGGGGCGAGGCGCAGCTGTACGACTTCAGCGACAACCACGTCCCCGGCGAGACCACCCGGGACAAGGGCTACTGGCGAGACGTCGGCACGCTCGACGCCTACTACGACGCCCATATGGACCTGATCGCCGAGCGCCCCGCCTTCAACCTCTTCAACCGCGGCTGGCCCGTCTACACCCACTCGGGCCAGCTCTCCCCGGCCCGCTTCGGCGCCGGCGGCATGGCGAGCGAGTCCATCATCAGCTCGGGCTGCCTGATCCGCGGCCAGGTCACCCGCTCCGTCCTGTCACCCGGCGTGGTGGTCGACCCGGGCGCGGTCGTCCAGGGCTCGATCCTGCACGACAACGTCCACATCGGCCGGGGCGCGGTCGTGCGCGGTGCCGTCCTCGACAAGAACGTCGAGGTGCCGCCCGGCGCGACCATCGGCGTCAATCCCGAGCGGGACACCGAGCTTTACACGGTCTCCAAGGGCGGGGTGATCGTCCTCGGGAAGGGGCAGCGGGTCTCGTAG